One Thermofilum pendens Hrk 5 DNA segment encodes these proteins:
- a CDS encoding TFIIB-type zinc finger domain-containing protein, giving the protein MSATSESRVAGPEPRCSVCGSRDVFAKIEGKYYCFKCGSRLVIEHSEKIVEEYVKKYIGDLR; this is encoded by the coding sequence ATGAGCGCTACTTCGGAGAGCCGGGTGGCGGGACCGGAGCCTCGGTGCTCTGTATGCGGTAGCAGGGATGTTTTCGCGAAGATAGAGGGAAAGTACTACTGCTTTAAGTGCGGCTCCAGGCTCGTCATCGAGCACTCGGAGAAGATAGTCGAGGAGTACGTAAAGAAGTATATAGGCGACTTGCGCTAG
- a CDS encoding class I SAM-dependent methyltransferase: MSLGYDELAPVYEELYGAEQYKKNLAASSALKGLPVVLDAGCGTGILSEFLGGSYYVCLDSSRGMLEVFRARRRCFCDAVQADMQLPPFRELAFDGVACVTAVHEAPGALGVLAGLVKAEGVLVVSVKERLLPGGLEVPGWLVLEGVVESSGDAVYFYRRRGPT; encoded by the coding sequence GTGAGCTTGGGCTACGACGAGCTTGCGCCTGTGTACGAGGAGCTTTACGGGGCTGAGCAGTACAAGAAGAACTTGGCGGCGTCGTCGGCGCTTAAGGGGTTGCCTGTCGTGCTGGACGCTGGGTGTGGTACGGGTATTCTCTCGGAGTTCCTGGGGGGCTCCTACTACGTGTGCCTCGACTCTAGCCGGGGTATGCTGGAAGTTTTTAGGGCGCGGCGTAGGTGTTTCTGCGACGCGGTGCAGGCGGACATGCAGTTGCCCCCGTTTAGGGAGTTGGCATTCGACGGCGTTGCGTGTGTGACAGCTGTGCACGAGGCTCCGGGGGCTCTGGGCGTCCTCGCGGGCCTCGTGAAGGCGGAGGGTGTGCTCGTTGTGAGCGTGAAGGAAAGGTTGCTGCCCGGGGGGCTGGAGGTGCCGGGGTGGCTCGTGCTCGAGGGCGTCGTGGAGTCGTCGGGTGACGCGGTGTACTTCTACCGTAGGAGGGGGCCTACATGA
- a CDS encoding ParA family protein, which translates to MSGSKGGTGKSVLSSLASFELASMGRKVLLVDLGELGSSTQLCLAEDPGPPYLSDFFQGKASWRDVIVASPWEKLFVAPSSKQQGPVDADSLEYLLEAVDGYVDFVVLDMPAYPGTLYDPVAALAEVLALVMNPDKLSFSAVGGWYVGREFARRKLALPVLNKYHPVMSPWLDRLREYFGAVFTVSFDPALTFAYTETIADAHKHLSKKTREEVKLLVQRLDKPLLKVTR; encoded by the coding sequence GTGAGTGGTTCGAAGGGGGGTACGGGTAAGAGTGTGCTTTCGAGCTTGGCTTCCTTCGAGCTCGCGTCTATGGGTAGGAAGGTCCTCCTAGTCGACCTCGGGGAGCTGGGTAGTAGTACGCAGCTGTGCCTCGCGGAGGACCCGGGACCCCCCTACCTCTCAGACTTCTTCCAGGGCAAGGCTTCCTGGCGGGATGTCATTGTGGCGAGCCCCTGGGAGAAGCTCTTCGTAGCGCCCTCCTCGAAGCAGCAGGGACCCGTGGACGCCGATAGCCTTGAGTACCTCTTGGAGGCTGTCGACGGGTACGTGGACTTCGTTGTTCTCGATATGCCGGCTTACCCGGGGACTCTCTACGACCCCGTAGCCGCCCTCGCCGAGGTACTCGCGCTGGTAATGAACCCCGACAAGCTCTCCTTCTCCGCTGTAGGCGGCTGGTACGTGGGCAGGGAGTTTGCTAGGAGGAAGCTGGCGCTACCGGTACTCAACAAGTACCACCCCGTGATGTCCCCCTGGCTTGACAGGCTACGCGAATACTTCGGAGCAGTTTTCACGGTAAGCTTCGACCCCGCGCTAACCTTCGCCTACACTGAGACGATAGCAGACGCCCACAAACACCTCTCAAAGAAAACAAGAGAAGAAGTAAAGCTACTCGTACAAAGGCTCGACAAGCCTCTCTTGAAGGTGACGAGATGA
- a CDS encoding RIO1 family regulatory kinase/ATPase has protein sequence MSVRFAVEALKVLRLDDYRLLVAVERGMINHEYVDVELVASISGLDADYAAERLKRLNGLGLVQRYRGPFTGYILTTRGYDALALYVLVKRGTLSELSTSPQGEGKESEVYLGKTPGGRVVAVKFHRAGRTSFRKTKRVRGYAADKRHVSWLYQARLAAKSEFEALRILWKGGVSVPEPVDWNRHVVVAGYVEGVELYTLPELGDPEGFLAAAVGEVGKAYEAGVVHGDLSEYNVLVAEGEKPVLIDWPQWVPSSHPSAGFYLRRDLERLASFFSRKYGVPAERAKRLVESVLAKHGAPAP, from the coding sequence GTGAGCGTAAGGTTCGCGGTGGAAGCTCTCAAAGTGTTGAGGCTCGACGATTACCGGTTGCTCGTAGCCGTGGAGAGGGGTATGATTAACCACGAGTACGTCGACGTTGAGCTCGTAGCCTCTATCTCGGGGCTCGACGCCGACTACGCGGCGGAGAGGCTTAAAAGGCTCAACGGCCTAGGGCTCGTCCAGCGGTACAGGGGGCCGTTCACGGGTTACATACTGACGACGAGGGGGTACGACGCGCTCGCCCTGTACGTGCTCGTGAAGAGGGGCACTCTCAGCGAGCTTTCGACCTCGCCCCAGGGGGAGGGCAAGGAGAGCGAGGTGTACCTCGGGAAGACTCCGGGCGGCAGGGTTGTCGCCGTGAAGTTCCACAGGGCGGGCCGCACGAGCTTCAGGAAGACAAAAAGGGTGAGGGGGTACGCCGCCGACAAGAGGCACGTCTCGTGGCTCTACCAGGCGCGCCTAGCCGCAAAGAGCGAGTTCGAGGCGTTGAGGATTCTCTGGAAGGGCGGCGTATCCGTCCCCGAACCCGTGGACTGGAACAGGCATGTCGTTGTAGCTGGCTACGTCGAGGGTGTCGAGCTCTACACCCTGCCCGAGCTGGGAGACCCTGAGGGCTTCCTCGCCGCCGCGGTCGGGGAGGTGGGGAAGGCTTACGAGGCGGGGGTTGTCCACGGGGACCTCAGCGAGTACAACGTCCTCGTAGCGGAGGGCGAGAAGCCCGTGCTCATAGACTGGCCGCAGTGGGTCCCGAGTAGCCACCCCTCGGCGGGGTTCTACCTGAGGAGGGACCTCGAAAGGCTCGCCTCGTTCTTCTCCAGGAAGTATGGAGTCCCCGCCGAGCGCGCAAAGAGGCTAGTAGAAAGCGTGCTAGCCAAGCACGGGGCGCCCGCTCCCTAG
- a CDS encoding helicase C-terminal domain-containing protein: MNVEDFFKKAGLTPRPLQLETARELASQLPGNVGLEAPPGWGKTIAVLAALASAGALPAVWRVRTYPQARRISEDVAVANLKPFVAGGRERTCPLAGELRANVHHYCRYLKHKCPYFKLLVESPVRLGYVPSYEDLPPEVCRYYLQENVGADVYIATYNTGLNFGGVQTVVDEAHNAVSVQSMPLSKLREGLAELAQVAGSEELLDKVEKFDVVTNVRVYLEELTAALVEALEKGARPRSAPKVLSFIREAPFLWREGEEVYTLKVYRPRGPSLYVSATLTPVAHVFNVPVVSVPWQKKYTAAITTWLTTAYREYGPPLAREYNNLLFFLRRFFDRILVFATSRVAKTLSADTTNPEEWNRGVLLLLSHGRYAEGVDLPADCVVMAGAPYLPPYVSARLAAVGLKPDDVVAITTVQNVGRATRTPSASPFIVLADERYARLSIPYFDVVEVHSLKDLEAIITKLVRVHATQ, encoded by the coding sequence TTGAACGTTGAAGACTTCTTCAAGAAAGCAGGTCTGACGCCCCGCCCTTTACAGCTCGAGACGGCTAGGGAGCTCGCCTCCCAGCTACCCGGAAACGTCGGGCTCGAAGCGCCCCCCGGTTGGGGGAAGACTATCGCAGTCCTCGCGGCGCTAGCCTCCGCGGGCGCCCTCCCAGCGGTGTGGAGGGTCAGAACCTACCCGCAGGCGCGGAGGATCTCGGAAGACGTTGCCGTCGCGAACCTCAAGCCCTTCGTAGCTGGCGGCCGCGAGAGGACGTGCCCCCTCGCGGGCGAGTTGAGGGCTAACGTGCACCACTACTGCAGGTACCTGAAGCACAAGTGCCCCTACTTCAAGTTGCTCGTGGAGTCTCCGGTGCGACTAGGCTACGTGCCGTCGTACGAAGACCTGCCACCCGAGGTCTGCCGCTACTACCTACAGGAGAACGTGGGAGCGGACGTCTACATAGCCACGTACAACACGGGGCTCAACTTCGGCGGAGTACAGACCGTGGTCGACGAGGCCCACAACGCCGTCTCGGTGCAGTCCATGCCACTCTCAAAACTGAGAGAGGGGCTAGCCGAGCTGGCACAAGTTGCCGGTAGCGAGGAGCTCCTCGACAAAGTCGAGAAGTTTGACGTCGTGACCAACGTCCGGGTATACCTAGAGGAGCTTACAGCCGCGCTCGTCGAGGCGCTTGAGAAGGGCGCAAGACCGAGAAGCGCACCCAAAGTGTTAAGCTTCATACGTGAGGCACCCTTCCTGTGGAGGGAGGGAGAGGAGGTCTACACGCTGAAAGTCTACAGGCCTAGAGGGCCCTCGCTCTACGTATCGGCAACGCTCACCCCCGTGGCGCACGTATTCAACGTACCAGTGGTCTCAGTGCCGTGGCAGAAGAAATACACGGCCGCCATTACCACGTGGCTCACAACGGCGTACAGAGAGTACGGACCACCCCTAGCCAGGGAGTACAACAACCTCCTGTTCTTCCTGAGGCGCTTTTTCGACAGGATACTCGTTTTCGCGACGTCAAGGGTCGCCAAGACCCTTTCAGCCGACACTACGAACCCTGAGGAATGGAACAGAGGCGTACTGTTGTTGTTATCCCACGGGAGGTACGCTGAAGGCGTAGACCTACCCGCCGACTGCGTCGTCATGGCGGGAGCCCCCTACCTACCCCCGTACGTGTCAGCAAGACTGGCGGCTGTGGGGCTAAAGCCGGACGACGTTGTGGCTATAACGACGGTGCAGAACGTGGGGCGGGCTACGAGGACGCCATCAGCGTCACCCTTCATCGTACTCGCCGATGAGCGCTACGCGCGCCTCTCGATCCCGTACTTCGACGTAGTTGAAGTTCACAGCTTGAAGGATCTCGAAGCAATAATCACCAAGCTGGTACGCGTACATGCCACGCAGTAG
- a CDS encoding DUF460 domain-containing protein gives MAFRRVLGLDILPGSSPLGRQHLFAAVLLVDGRVEQRVREASLEDVVRLATSGGVEALALDNVFELAPTVEGLAEFLRLFPGRPPRLIQVTVVNGEEVSVETLCAVTGLCRGRLDPLGTAEACALLAYAGVGSEVLVFHDETVVHVGRGRVPGQGGMSRERFKRGIEVLVKRKVREIAEALQRKGLDFDVFPRKSGEGLVGATFIVYAPREELNGVVKSEEGHDLFVRVEPARRDRVEFRPLGSRLHRALSQERLLIVGVDPGMATGFAVLDFSGRVLAVDSRRLLGRGQLVRELYGFGRPAIVATDVNPPPAYVKKLASTLGAVLYVPSRSLSVEEKRRLALEAAGQQGVRLRTSHERDSLAAAYKAFLSYRELFEEVEREAARYGVPFSLDEAKLLAVKGKPVALAVEEALRRQVGVKIPRIELQKEAEEPRRVEEELEEVRRALSELLRENVELRRRLEEAEERARRSEEALRGLLRAREVARGLESEYAKLRARIELLQSELDSFRRELAEKERALESLGDALLSYLSGEAVVAVRLSYVLERGAARVPAVYVDKQLPSDSLRRVLEELKPPGSHLIAFFEGAARGAAERLPLGVVPVALGEVKPLAEVGPFVFVPAETALGAATASRDADKERLRRLLEDYRLQRKRELEGLSAGRL, from the coding sequence GTGGCGTTCAGGCGGGTGCTAGGGCTGGATATACTGCCGGGTAGCTCTCCCCTCGGGAGGCAACACCTCTTCGCCGCCGTGCTCCTGGTGGACGGCAGGGTGGAGCAGAGGGTTCGGGAAGCCTCCCTAGAGGACGTCGTGAGGCTCGCCACCTCGGGCGGGGTCGAGGCGCTGGCGCTGGACAACGTGTTCGAGCTGGCGCCCACCGTGGAGGGGCTCGCGGAGTTCTTGAGGCTGTTCCCGGGGAGGCCGCCGCGCCTGATCCAGGTGACAGTCGTCAACGGCGAGGAGGTTAGCGTCGAGACCCTCTGCGCCGTTACGGGGCTGTGTAGGGGTAGGCTCGACCCCCTCGGGACGGCGGAGGCGTGCGCCCTACTCGCGTACGCCGGCGTCGGTAGCGAGGTCCTCGTCTTTCACGACGAGACGGTGGTGCACGTTGGCCGCGGCAGGGTGCCCGGGCAGGGAGGGATGAGCAGGGAGAGGTTCAAGAGGGGCATCGAGGTCCTCGTGAAGCGGAAGGTTAGGGAGATAGCGGAGGCGCTACAGAGAAAGGGGCTCGACTTCGACGTTTTCCCCAGGAAGAGCGGGGAGGGGCTCGTCGGCGCGACGTTCATCGTGTACGCGCCGCGCGAGGAACTCAACGGCGTCGTTAAGAGCGAGGAGGGGCACGACCTCTTCGTCAGGGTGGAGCCTGCGAGGAGGGATAGGGTGGAGTTCAGGCCCCTGGGCTCCAGGCTCCACAGGGCGCTCTCCCAGGAGCGCCTCCTCATAGTGGGCGTCGACCCGGGGATGGCCACGGGCTTCGCCGTGCTGGACTTCTCCGGGAGGGTGCTCGCGGTCGACAGCAGGAGGCTCCTCGGCAGGGGGCAGCTCGTCAGGGAGCTCTACGGCTTCGGGAGGCCGGCTATAGTCGCGACGGACGTTAACCCTCCACCCGCCTACGTGAAGAAGCTGGCGTCGACGCTCGGCGCCGTGCTGTACGTCCCCAGCCGCTCGCTGAGCGTGGAGGAGAAGCGGAGGCTCGCGCTGGAGGCCGCGGGGCAGCAGGGGGTGAGGCTTAGGACTTCCCACGAGAGGGACTCCCTAGCCGCCGCCTACAAGGCTTTCCTGTCCTACAGGGAGCTCTTCGAGGAGGTGGAGAGGGAGGCTGCTAGGTACGGGGTGCCGTTCTCCCTGGACGAGGCGAAGCTCCTCGCGGTAAAGGGTAAGCCCGTGGCCCTCGCCGTCGAGGAGGCTCTGAGGAGGCAGGTGGGGGTGAAGATCCCGAGGATCGAGCTCCAGAAGGAGGCGGAGGAGCCCCGGAGGGTCGAGGAGGAGCTGGAGGAGGTACGGCGCGCCCTCTCGGAGCTCCTCCGGGAGAACGTCGAGCTTAGGCGGAGGCTTGAGGAGGCGGAGGAGAGGGCTAGGAGGAGCGAGGAGGCGCTTAGGGGGCTGCTGAGGGCTAGGGAGGTCGCGAGGGGCCTCGAGTCGGAGTACGCGAAGCTCCGGGCGAGGATAGAGCTACTCCAGTCGGAGCTAGACTCCTTCAGGAGGGAGCTAGCAGAAAAGGAGAGGGCGCTGGAGTCCCTGGGCGACGCGTTGCTCTCCTACCTCTCCGGGGAGGCGGTAGTCGCGGTGAGGCTTTCCTACGTCCTCGAACGTGGCGCCGCGAGGGTTCCGGCGGTCTACGTTGACAAGCAGTTGCCGTCCGACTCCCTGAGGAGGGTTCTCGAGGAGCTGAAGCCGCCGGGCTCTCATCTCATCGCCTTCTTCGAGGGGGCGGCGCGCGGGGCCGCCGAGAGGCTCCCGCTCGGCGTGGTTCCGGTCGCCCTCGGAGAGGTTAAGCCTTTAGCCGAGGTTGGACCCTTCGTCTTCGTGCCTGCCGAGACAGCGCTCGGCGCCGCCACTGCTTCGCGCGACGCCGATAAGGAGAGGCTTAGGCGCCTCCTGGAGGACTACAGGTTGCAGAGAAAGAGGGAGTTGGAGGGGCTTTCCGCCGGGCGCCTCTAG
- a CDS encoding ribosomal protein L13e, with product MSGQQSVQPPEPIVNAVKLRRYGGVPPRPLKVGRGFSEGEVKALGLTVKEARLLGIYVDERRKTVHPENVEALRSWLKALKEHLESGGELPEPTLPKKIIVKPDIHRVFKGKTMAGRRARGLLSVKYRYTHHYKWKKKQRERLLKKRHEATRHKGGD from the coding sequence ATGTCCGGACAACAATCCGTGCAACCACCCGAGCCCATCGTGAACGCTGTGAAGCTACGCAGGTACGGCGGAGTCCCCCCTAGGCCTCTAAAGGTAGGCAGGGGTTTCAGCGAAGGAGAGGTTAAAGCCCTGGGGCTCACAGTAAAGGAAGCAAGGCTACTCGGCATCTACGTCGACGAGCGGAGAAAGACCGTGCACCCAGAGAACGTCGAGGCTCTGCGAAGCTGGCTCAAAGCACTCAAGGAGCACCTCGAGAGCGGGGGCGAGCTTCCTGAGCCAACGTTGCCGAAAAAGATCATCGTGAAGCCGGACATCCACAGGGTATTCAAGGGTAAAACGATGGCCGGGAGGAGGGCGCGCGGCCTTCTCTCGGTAAAGTACCGCTACACGCACCACTACAAGTGGAAGAAGAAGCAGCGCGAAAGGCTACTGAAGAAGAGGCACGAGGCTACGAGGCACAAAGGAGGAGACTAG
- a CDS encoding metallophosphoesterase family protein: MRVLAFADTHAPKHVSLLAESLGRLRLEGVELVLVAGDVVARGEWAACRQVEAVLRRFLPGVPAYGTFGNEDFEEVRGRIREECTEVVWLEDEAVDVEVGGTRVRIVGTPGVLDRPTRWQERNVPGIRGVYEARLERVRELLSHPSGSLKILVTHYPPRCGTLRGEDPRFWEEMSSARLAGVVAGSGVDLVVHGHLHRSVVHRDYIGSTPVYNVSLPAVKSAVIIEVRRAGLGAFLGP; the protein is encoded by the coding sequence ATGAGGGTTCTGGCGTTCGCTGATACACACGCGCCTAAGCACGTCTCGTTGCTCGCGGAGTCTCTCGGCAGGCTTAGGCTTGAAGGCGTGGAGCTCGTGCTCGTCGCCGGGGACGTGGTGGCGAGGGGGGAGTGGGCGGCTTGCAGGCAGGTTGAAGCCGTTCTGAGGCGGTTCCTCCCGGGGGTGCCGGCCTACGGTACCTTCGGGAACGAGGACTTCGAGGAGGTTAGGGGTAGGATCAGGGAGGAGTGCACGGAGGTCGTGTGGCTCGAGGACGAGGCTGTCGACGTGGAGGTCGGGGGTACCCGCGTCAGGATCGTCGGCACCCCGGGCGTCCTGGACAGGCCTACCAGGTGGCAGGAGAGGAACGTCCCGGGTATACGGGGCGTGTACGAGGCTAGGCTCGAGAGGGTCCGGGAGCTCCTCTCGCACCCCTCCGGCTCGCTGAAGATCCTCGTCACGCACTACCCGCCGAGGTGCGGCACGCTGAGGGGGGAGGACCCGAGGTTCTGGGAGGAGATGTCCTCCGCTAGGCTCGCCGGCGTAGTCGCTGGCTCCGGGGTTGACCTCGTAGTCCACGGGCACCTCCACAGGAGCGTCGTCCACAGGGACTACATAGGCTCCACCCCTGTCTACAACGTCTCCCTACCCGCGGTGAAGTCCGCGGTAATAATCGAGGTCAGGAGGGCGGGGCTGGGAGCATTCCTCGGGCCCTAG
- a CDS encoding U6 snRNA-associated Sm-like protein LSm6, translated as MSIQVRGQGRTRFMQPIEHLRNQSGKGVFVKLKDGSEYMGKLRMTDAAMNLVLDDAKELTETNKVVAQLGTVFIRGSNLLFVSLEPEKVTFFEPQQEQRGQAREEDMNDSNSQ; from the coding sequence ATGTCCATACAGGTAAGAGGTCAAGGAAGAACGAGGTTCATGCAGCCCATCGAGCACCTCAGGAATCAGAGCGGGAAAGGAGTCTTCGTGAAGCTAAAGGATGGTAGCGAGTACATGGGGAAGTTGCGCATGACGGACGCCGCCATGAACCTAGTGCTAGACGACGCAAAGGAGCTCACAGAGACAAACAAGGTTGTCGCGCAGCTAGGCACCGTGTTCATACGTGGTAGCAACCTTCTCTTCGTGTCGCTGGAGCCTGAGAAAGTCACATTCTTCGAGCCCCAACAGGAGCAGCGGGGGCAGGCACGAGAGGAAGATATGAACGACAGTAATTCACAGTAA
- a CDS encoding methionine adenosyltransferase: MSAKNIVVEKSSYIPPSRLPVEIVERKGTGHPDYIADSISEAASRELSRYYLEHYGAILHHNLDKVLVVGGQSSPRFGGGEVVQPIYILVSGRATTEVVSEGGRESVPVGPIILKATRDWIKSNIRFLDPDTHVIVDYRVGKGSADLVDIYNRRGSYPGANDTSMGIGYAPLSPTERAVLETERLLNSEKVKKELPAVGEDVKVMGVRKGNKLTLTVAMAVISRFVHSTEEYLSLKEEVKKLVKEHAASITDLDVEVYVNTGDDPSRGDKGGLYLTVTGTSAEHGDDGATGRGNRANGLITPFRPMSLEATAGKNPVSHIGKLYNVVAFQAASEICGLDHVNEVYIKLISQIGKPINQPLLAYIAINAPDDVLARVKHQAEEVLAKHLDRINVLWESILKGNVSLF; this comes from the coding sequence ATGAGCGCGAAGAACATAGTTGTTGAGAAATCGAGCTACATCCCGCCGAGCAGGCTCCCCGTAGAGATAGTGGAGCGGAAGGGGACGGGCCACCCAGACTACATTGCAGACTCCATTTCGGAGGCAGCGAGCAGGGAGCTATCAAGGTACTACCTAGAGCACTACGGGGCAATACTACACCACAACCTCGACAAGGTTCTAGTCGTCGGGGGACAGTCTAGCCCCAGGTTCGGGGGCGGGGAGGTAGTCCAGCCCATATACATACTCGTATCCGGGAGAGCGACCACGGAGGTAGTCTCGGAAGGAGGCAGGGAGAGCGTGCCCGTCGGCCCGATCATACTCAAGGCGACCCGCGACTGGATAAAGAGCAACATCAGGTTCCTGGACCCCGATACCCACGTCATCGTAGACTACAGGGTAGGCAAGGGCTCCGCAGACCTCGTGGACATATACAACCGCAGGGGGAGCTATCCCGGGGCGAACGACACCTCGATGGGTATAGGCTACGCACCCCTCTCGCCGACCGAGAGAGCCGTCCTGGAGACCGAGAGGTTGCTGAACTCCGAGAAGGTTAAGAAGGAGCTACCGGCCGTCGGGGAGGACGTAAAGGTCATGGGGGTCAGGAAGGGCAACAAGCTAACGCTCACGGTCGCCATGGCCGTGATATCGAGGTTCGTCCACAGCACCGAGGAGTACCTCTCCCTGAAGGAGGAGGTGAAAAAGCTCGTAAAGGAGCACGCCGCTAGCATCACGGATCTAGACGTGGAAGTCTACGTAAACACGGGCGACGACCCCTCCAGGGGGGACAAGGGAGGGCTCTACCTCACGGTCACGGGGACCTCGGCCGAGCACGGAGACGACGGGGCCACGGGGAGGGGTAACAGGGCGAACGGGCTCATAACGCCCTTCAGACCTATGTCCCTGGAGGCGACCGCAGGCAAGAACCCCGTCAGCCACATAGGGAAGCTGTACAACGTCGTAGCTTTCCAGGCGGCAAGCGAGATATGCGGGTTAGACCACGTCAACGAGGTCTACATCAAGCTGATAAGCCAGATAGGGAAGCCGATAAACCAGCCTCTACTAGCCTACATAGCCATAAACGCCCCCGACGACGTCCTCGCCCGCGTAAAGCACCAGGCAGAGGAAGTTCTAGCAAAGCACCTAGACAGGATAAACGTGCTCTGGGAAAGCATACTGAAGGGAAACGTGTCCCTGTTCTAG
- a CDS encoding ATPase, T2SS/T4P/T4SS family, which produces MRLPRLFRGNAKREEELVSVSEALPPDARLVDKNEFGALFIKNDTLLVLPFRRHEVWGAFAPIFTSSKVEEAWIFEGRGVVTLRGVGRVSFPADSVPDSLEELVTRIIAASGVNVSLRNPRGVADIGEWRVAIQVQSGGQLHLVATRVTSVPPLEEVVPPLLATRLVLLLVRPSTVVITGPPGSGKTTVLSALVKAVADFFPWLHIAIVEKYRELSFRGGWFTQVVSENLAEGVRYAMRYLRPDLLVVGEILAEDFWSLLEPTRAGIPTVTTFHAPSAQRALKSLSDALRVHLGGATNVLNYLDVLVVTSKVITSSGVSRGVSAVYLSDGQRLVPVYLEGEHAEEDLFKKALPDKLYVGDLVNVEKTLRERFRPDEAQASFLKELAALSLER; this is translated from the coding sequence GTGAGGCTTCCAAGGCTCTTCAGGGGGAACGCGAAGCGCGAAGAGGAGCTTGTAAGCGTAAGTGAAGCTCTGCCGCCGGACGCCAGGCTGGTAGACAAGAACGAGTTCGGCGCTCTCTTCATCAAGAACGACACTTTACTGGTTCTGCCCTTCAGGCGGCACGAGGTCTGGGGAGCTTTCGCGCCAATCTTTACAAGCAGTAAAGTGGAAGAAGCCTGGATCTTCGAGGGTAGAGGGGTCGTCACGCTACGCGGCGTCGGGAGGGTGAGCTTCCCGGCAGACTCGGTCCCGGACTCCTTAGAAGAGCTTGTAACCAGAATCATAGCGGCGAGCGGGGTGAACGTCTCCCTGAGGAATCCGAGAGGCGTAGCTGACATCGGAGAGTGGCGCGTAGCGATACAAGTCCAGTCAGGGGGTCAGCTCCACCTCGTCGCGACGCGAGTAACCAGCGTCCCTCCCCTCGAGGAGGTCGTCCCGCCCCTTCTCGCAACTAGGCTCGTGCTACTGCTGGTTCGCCCATCCACGGTCGTGATAACGGGGCCTCCGGGAAGCGGAAAAACCACCGTGCTCTCCGCGCTTGTAAAGGCGGTCGCGGACTTTTTCCCCTGGCTGCACATCGCGATAGTCGAGAAGTACAGGGAGCTCAGTTTCAGAGGGGGCTGGTTCACGCAGGTAGTCTCGGAAAACCTAGCCGAGGGCGTTAGGTACGCTATGCGCTACCTCAGACCAGACCTCCTCGTTGTCGGGGAGATACTGGCCGAAGACTTTTGGAGCCTACTAGAGCCGACTCGCGCGGGCATCCCCACCGTGACGACCTTCCATGCGCCCTCGGCACAGAGAGCCCTCAAGTCTCTCTCGGATGCCCTTAGGGTTCACCTGGGGGGAGCGACGAACGTGCTCAACTACCTTGACGTCCTCGTAGTAACGTCTAAGGTTATAACGTCGAGCGGAGTCTCGAGGGGGGTAAGCGCGGTCTACCTTTCCGACGGGCAACGCCTAGTGCCGGTCTACCTCGAAGGGGAGCACGCCGAGGAGGATCTCTTCAAAAAGGCTCTGCCCGACAAGCTCTACGTGGGCGACCTAGTCAACGTAGAGAAGACTTTAAGAGAGAGGTTCAGGCCGGACGAAGCCCAAGCGAGCTTCCTAAAGGAGCTCGCGGCGCTTTCCCTTGAACGTTGA